A window of Variovorax paradoxus EPS genomic DNA:
ACGTGCTGCGCAGCCTCGGTCAACCCCTCGTCAAGGAACCCGCCCCCGCATGAGCGCTACAGAAGAAATTTCTCCCGGTCTCGTCCTCCAGCGCGTGAAGCCGCCGCTGGCGCTGGCCGACTTCAAGCTGATCGCGTTCGACATGGATTCGACGCTGATCAACATCGAATGCATCGACGAGATCGCCGATGCCGTCGGCAAGAAGGCCGAGGTGGCTGCGATCACCGAGGCCACGATGCGCGGAGAGATCAAGGACTTCAAGGAAAGCCTGCGCCGCCGCGTGGCGCTGCTGCAGGGAGTGCCGGTCGAAGCGCTGCAGCAGGTGTACGACGAGCGGCTGAAGCTCAACCCGGGCGCAACCGAACTGGTTGCAGCCTGCAAGAAGGCCGGCCTCAAGGTGCTGCTCGTATCGGGCGGCTTCACCTTCTTCGCGAACCGCGTGAAGGACCGGCTGGGCATCGACTTCGCGCGCTCGAACCTGCTCGATGAAGCCGACGGCAAGCTCACCGGCCAGGTCGTGACGCAAAGCTGGGGCGACATCTGCGACGGCGCCGAGAAGCGCCGCACGCTGCTCGAAGTGGCTTCGCTCATGGGCATTTCGCCGCAGGAAACCATTGCCGTGGGCGACGGCGCTAACGACCTGCCGATGATGGGCGAGGCCGGGCTCTCCGTGGCCTATCACGCGAAGCCGAAGGTGCGCGAGCAGGCCATGGTCGCCATCAACGAAGGCGG
This region includes:
- the serB gene encoding phosphoserine phosphatase SerB — encoded protein: MSATEEISPGLVLQRVKPPLALADFKLIAFDMDSTLINIECIDEIADAVGKKAEVAAITEATMRGEIKDFKESLRRRVALLQGVPVEALQQVYDERLKLNPGATELVAACKKAGLKVLLVSGGFTFFANRVKDRLGIDFARSNLLDEADGKLTGQVVTQSWGDICDGAEKRRTLLEVASLMGISPQETIAVGDGANDLPMMGEAGLSVAYHAKPKVREQAMVAINEGGLDRLLEILK